AATCATTTGTTTTTTAAAATATTAGTGCCGTTTGACGACTTTTATATAATATCAAGTTATTCTAATAGAGTCAACATAAAACAACACTTATTTTGGTTTAAAAATTACCGTTGTAGTGATTAATTTCTATTTGGAAGAATTATATGTATCAAAAGTGTAATTCATTATCCTATATTAGTAACTTAACAATCAATTTACATAATAGAGATTCACTTGCAGAAGTTCTATATCTACATTATTTCATATATAGTTTTCTTTTAATGATTATTTGATTTTTAGCGCATAATAATTCATTTCAATCACAGTCTCCCCTCTTATACATTAAATATTTTGCTATCACACTTTAAATAGACCATTTTGTTAATAAGTAAATAATGTGCCTCCTATCTTTTTTTCATTGCATCCATATTATAATTTGAGAAATTACAGATATGATTCAATTTATATTTGCAAATTGCTTCATCGTTTTTCATAAACTCTATGTAATTACGTGCTATTACATTAACATCAATTCTCTCTTATATAATTCTTTACCCTGAAAATAATATCTAAATATTTCTATTAATAAGCTTACTAATATGAAACACAAATACCATTACAACCTGTATCGAATGACACATTAAAAAAGGAGTTAAACAACGGATTATTGTTTAACTCCTAGATTATTGTTCTCTAATAAAAGAATTACATCTACTTTATTTAATTACTCATACTACCAAAGTTAAATTATTTATCTTGGCATTCTTTACAAACTCCATAAATTTCCATTCGATGATGTGTTACGTTAAAGTCAGTCATATGCTGAGCTAATCTTTCAATTTCATTTAACTGCGGATATTGGAAGTCGACAATCTTACCACATTGCTCACATATAATATGATAGTGATTATGTGTATTAAAATCGAATCGACTAGATGAATCACCATAAGTTAGTTCTTTAACAATTCCAATATCTTTAAATACTCTTAAGTTATTATATATTGTCGCAACACTTATATTTGGAAAATCAGGTGAAAGTGCTTGATAAATTTCATCAGCTGTTGGATGAGTATGTGAAGAAATTAAATATCGTAATATTGCTTGTCGTTGTGGTGTAATTCTAACACCAGCTTGTCGCAATGAAGCAATTGATTCTTCTAATTCATGCTCAATTGATTCTATTTCAACACTCATCTAAATCACCATCTTTCTTATATAATAATTATTATTACTTACTATAAATATAACTGTAGTATTGCTGGTGTGTCAATATTTACATGTGGAATTCATTTAATAGCCTTTTTTAGCATCAACTTCATTCTCAATTAAATCAACCTTATTGAGAAAATTAACTAAATTATTTTTAAAAATATCTAATAAATCGTACTTTGCATCATAATCATTGCCAGTTATATGCGCCGTGATGGTAACATTTTCTAATTCATATAGTTCATGATTGGGTTTCAACGGTTCATTTTCAAACACATCTAAATATGCATGTCGAATAATTTTATTTTTTAATACTTCTATTAATAGTTGTTCATCTACTACACTACCTCTACCAATGTTAATAAACAATGCTTCATCTTTCATTATTTCAAAATGTTGTCTCTTTAATAAATGAATCGTTTCTTTCGTTTCTGGTAAAGCATTTACTACAATGTCAGCTTTTGGCAATATACTTTCTATAGACTTAATTGAATATATCTCATCAAACTCTTCTTTGTCTTGACCTGATTTACTCAGACCAACCAAATGCATATTAAATGCTTTTGCTAATTTTGCTGTTCTAGTAGCAATTGCACCTGTACCTAAAAATAAAACTGTTTGTCCTGAAAGGCGTTTACCAGTTATTTTCGAATCATATATATGTTGTAGTTGGTTATCATATGATAGTTTCATCTTTTTATAATCATCTAAAATGAAAGCCAAAATGTATTCAGATAATTGTTTAGCTTGAACACCTTTTCCATTAGTTAAAAGTATGCCGTGATCTGCAATATAATCTAACGGCAATGTATTTACACCCGTTGCAAACCATGCGATCCATTTTAAATTTGGACAACGTCGTAAAAATGCCTCATTGATACCGCCATCATAACCAACTAATATATCTAAATCAGCCAAGTCGCTCTCAGGTATTTCTGATGCTTTTTTATAAAATTTAAATTCAACATCTGAAAAGCGTTGTTGTAATTCAGTTTCAACTTCACGCATACGATTCAACCCAACAACTTTCATATATGTCACCCCAAAATGTTTTTAAGTTC
This is a stretch of genomic DNA from Staphylococcus roterodami. It encodes these proteins:
- the perR gene encoding peroxide-responsive transcriptional repressor PerR, which encodes MSVEIESIEHELEESIASLRQAGVRITPQRQAILRYLISSHTHPTADEIYQALSPDFPNISVATIYNNLRVFKDIGIVKELTYGDSSSRFDFNTHNHYHIICEQCGKIVDFQYPQLNEIERLAQHMTDFNVTHHRMEIYGVCKECQDK
- a CDS encoding phosphoglycerate dehydrogenase; the encoded protein is MKVVGLNRMREVETELQQRFSDVEFKFYKKASEIPESDLADLDILVGYDGGINEAFLRRCPNLKWIAWFATGVNTLPLDYIADHGILLTNGKGVQAKQLSEYILAFILDDYKKMKLSYDNQLQHIYDSKITGKRLSGQTVLFLGTGAIATRTAKLAKAFNMHLVGLSKSGQDKEEFDEIYSIKSIESILPKADIVVNALPETKETIHLLKRQHFEIMKDEALFINIGRGSVVDEQLLIEVLKNKIIRHAYLDVFENEPLKPNHELYELENVTITAHITGNDYDAKYDLLDIFKNNLVNFLNKVDLIENEVDAKKGY